In the Hordeum vulgare subsp. vulgare chromosome 7H, MorexV3_pseudomolecules_assembly, whole genome shotgun sequence genome, one interval contains:
- the LOC123410902 gene encoding uncharacterized protein LOC123410902, translating to MDEPIAVSNGQNLIKPDIHSAMELALVQLTDSGSPSSAADRPKGWAAPSIAANRVGLETQLGRVRSGPVLVEPNKFHSPPPTQDLAATGSIPLPPARAPADAFPSFLHFPLPKSASTTYLAATMPAAPPPALPEELVEEVLLRIPPDEPARLLRASLVCKSWSQTVSNRGFRRRLRELHQAPPVLGFLHDWDDEDIPEFIPATASPFSPASPVPDSSLWQAIDCRHGRALFLSKGPYAEELLVWEPITGAQQHVPVPVAFSETGRTTAAVFCTIDGCDHCNCHEGPFSVVLVFSVDNGDPDYEDVLTSACVYSSETGAWGELTVMQDRFYMHFMYYSSVLVGKSLLYFMTDGGLIVEYDMAMHGLTWFNAPDSCYSKKIPSCNLMLAEDGGLGLVEELDPHLQLWSREMTDARWIPSRIIYLGSLSLNGAPAGAATPVHVLGFAEGANTIVMTRAAGLFMIQVQSEQMTRVCDDHGYGNLIPVVGFYTPVPRVAEAEA from the exons ATGGACGAACCCATTGCCGTCTCAAACGGACAAAATCTGATCAAACCGGACATCCATAGTGCAATGGAGTTGGCCTTAGTGCAGCTAACAGATTCAGGCTCGCCTAGTAGTGCAGCCGACCGGCCCAAAGGTTGGGCCGCGCCTAGTATTGCAGCTAATAGAGTCGGGCTCGAAACTCAGTTGGGGCGGGTCCGGTCCGGTCCGGTCCTGGTTGAGCCCAACAAATTCCATTCCCCTCCTCCCACACAAGACCTAGCAGCCACCGGTTCCATTCCCCTGCCGCCGGCCAGAGCTCCGGCCGACGCGTTCCCCTCCTTCCTCCATTTCCCCCTCCCCAAATCTGCCTCCACCACATACCTAGCGGCCACCATGCCAGCAGCACCGCCGCCGGCGCTCCCTGAAGAGCTTGTCGAAGAGGTCCTCCTCCGCATCCCGCCCGACGAGCCGGCCCGCCTCCTCCGCGCCTCCCTCGTCTGCAAGTCCTGGAGCCAGACAGTCTCCAATCGCGGATTTCGGCGCCGCCTCCGCGAGTTGCACCAGGCACCCCCCGTGCTCGGGTTTCTCCATGAttgggatgatgaggacatccccGAGTTCATCCCCGCCACCGCATCGCCCTTCTCCCCCGCTAGCCCTGTCCCTGACAGCTCCCTCTGGCAGGCCATCGACTGCCGCCACGGGCGCGCCCTCTTCCTCTCCAAGGGCCCATATGCCGAGGAACTCCTCGTGTGGGAGCCAATCACGGGTGCCCAGCAGCATGTACCGGTGCCTGTGGCGTTCTCCGAGACAGGCCGCACGACCGCTGCCGTGTTCTGCACAATAGATGGGTGTGACCACTGCAACTGCCATGAGGGCCCCTTCAGCGTGGTCTTGGTCTTCTCGGTTGACAATGGAGATCCTGACTACGAGGATGTTCTCACGTCAGCATGCGTTTATTCGTCAGAGACTGGTGCCTGGGGCGAGCTGACCGTGATGCAAGACAGGTTCTACATGCACTTCATGTATTATTCCAGCGTGCTTGTTGGGAAGTCTCTCCTCTACTTCATGACTGATGGTGGGTTGATCGTGGAGTATGACATGGCAATGCATGGACTGACTTGGTTCAACGCACCAGACTCCTGCTACTCTAAGAAAATACCCAGTTGCAACCTCATGCTGGCGGAGGACGGTGGACTGGGACTCGTTGAAGAATTGGATCCGCATCTGCAACTATGGTCAAGGGAGATGACTGATGCGCGATGGATACCCAGCCGTATCATCTACTTGGGAAGTTTGTCCTTAAATGGTGCTCCAGCGGGTGCAGCAACTCCAGTCCATGTGTTGGGGTTTGCCGAGGGAGCAAACACCATTGTCATGACCAGGGCTGCTGGCCTCTTCATGATCCAAGTACAATCGGAGCAGATGACAAGGGTGTGCGATGATCATGGATACGGTAACCTGATTCCTGTTGTCGGCTTCTACACTCCTGTGCCCCGAG TGGCCGAAGCTGAAGCATAA